In Dolichospermum flos-aquae CCAP 1403/13F, the following proteins share a genomic window:
- the topA gene encoding type I DNA topoisomerase, which produces MSTLVIVESPTKARTIRNYLPKDYVVEASMGHVRDLPQSASEIPAAVKGEKWAQLGVNVEADFEPIYVVPKDKKKIVTQLKEALKGVTELILATDEDREGESISWHLYQLLKPKVPTKRMVFHEITKEAIQKALKDCRNIDEQVVRAQETRRILDRLVGYTLSPLLWKKIAWGLSAGRVQSVAVRLLVIKERQRRDFHEGTYWDLKASLEQEKSPFSAVLVTLGGTKVATGSDFDSTTGRITAGRNVVLLNEEEAEALKARLEGKTWTVADMEERPVTRKPAPPFTTSTLQQESNRKLRLSARDTMRVAQNLYEQGYITYMRTDSVHLSDQAITAARACVEQKYGKQYLSPQPRQYTTKSKGAQEAHEAIRPAGSSFRTPQDTGLAGREFAVYDLIWKRTVASQMADSRQTQVTVQIQVEDAGFRSSGKRIDFPGYLRAYVEGSDDPEAALEDQEVILPALKVGDHPKCNELEAVGHETQPPARYTEATLVKTLESEGIGRPSTYASIIGTIIDKDYAQLVNNALIPTFTAFAVTDLLEKHFPDIVDPSFTSKMEQTLDEISTGEAQWLPYLKKFYLGEQGLETLVKERETEIDASKARTVELENLDAKVRIGKYGPYIEVTNGEEVITASIPKNLTPADLNPKQVEILLKQKISGPDQLGRHPETGEPIYIKLGTYGPYVQLGDKTEENPKPKQASLLKGVTPETVTLDMAVGLLSLPRALGTHPETGGKVQASLGRFGPYVVHDQGKEGKDYRSLKSTDDVLTISLNRALELLAEPKKGRAAAKSKSKEALRELGTHPEDESPVNIYDGPYGPYIKHGKTNASLPEGESVENITLSTAIELLSAKASTKSPRKTTKSTATKSTTTRGKKKDAAS; this is translated from the coding sequence ATGTCAACTCTTGTTATCGTCGAATCTCCCACAAAAGCTCGTACCATTCGCAACTACCTACCAAAAGACTATGTGGTAGAAGCTTCAATGGGTCATGTCCGTGACCTTCCCCAGTCGGCCAGTGAAATTCCCGCAGCCGTCAAAGGGGAAAAATGGGCGCAGCTTGGGGTCAATGTAGAAGCCGACTTTGAACCGATTTATGTCGTTCCCAAAGACAAAAAGAAAATTGTCACTCAGCTTAAAGAAGCCCTCAAAGGTGTAACTGAACTGATTTTAGCCACAGACGAAGACCGGGAAGGGGAAAGTATTAGTTGGCATTTATACCAATTGCTCAAGCCGAAAGTGCCAACAAAGCGCATGGTCTTTCATGAAATTACCAAGGAAGCCATTCAAAAAGCTTTGAAAGACTGCCGTAATATTGATGAGCAGGTAGTTCGCGCCCAAGAAACCAGAAGAATTTTAGACCGATTAGTAGGATATACCCTATCGCCGCTGCTGTGGAAAAAAATTGCCTGGGGGTTATCCGCTGGGCGAGTGCAATCTGTAGCAGTACGTCTATTAGTAATTAAAGAACGCCAGCGTCGGGATTTCCATGAAGGCACATACTGGGATTTAAAAGCCAGTCTAGAACAGGAAAAAAGTCCCTTTAGCGCGGTTTTAGTGACTCTTGGCGGTACGAAAGTTGCCACAGGCAGCGATTTTGACTCAACCACTGGCAGAATTACCGCCGGGCGTAATGTTGTATTACTCAACGAGGAAGAAGCCGAAGCCCTAAAAGCCCGCCTAGAAGGGAAAACTTGGACAGTGGCGGATATGGAAGAACGTCCTGTCACCCGCAAACCAGCGCCACCGTTCACTACTTCCACACTGCAACAAGAATCTAACCGCAAGTTGCGCTTATCGGCACGGGATACGATGCGAGTGGCTCAAAATTTGTATGAGCAGGGGTATATTACCTACATGCGGACAGATTCGGTACATTTGTCCGACCAAGCGATTACTGCTGCCCGTGCTTGTGTGGAGCAAAAATATGGAAAACAATACCTTAGTCCCCAACCTAGACAATACACGACCAAATCTAAAGGCGCACAAGAAGCTCACGAAGCCATTCGTCCCGCTGGTAGTAGTTTCCGCACACCCCAAGACACAGGTTTAGCTGGACGAGAATTTGCTGTTTATGATTTGATTTGGAAGCGCACCGTCGCCTCACAAATGGCTGATTCTCGCCAAACTCAAGTTACTGTGCAAATCCAAGTTGAAGACGCTGGTTTTCGTTCCTCTGGTAAGCGCATAGATTTTCCTGGCTACCTCCGCGCCTATGTCGAAGGTTCGGATGATCCTGAAGCCGCTTTAGAAGACCAAGAAGTAATTCTACCTGCGCTGAAAGTTGGTGATCATCCCAAATGCAATGAACTGGAAGCGGTAGGTCATGAAACCCAACCTCCCGCCCGTTACACCGAAGCAACTTTGGTAAAAACCTTAGAAAGTGAAGGTATTGGTCGTCCTAGTACCTACGCCAGTATTATTGGCACAATCATTGATAAAGATTATGCCCAATTGGTGAATAATGCCCTAATTCCCACTTTCACGGCTTTCGCTGTGACTGATTTACTGGAAAAACATTTTCCAGATATTGTTGACCCTAGTTTTACTTCTAAAATGGAGCAAACCTTGGATGAAATTTCCACGGGTGAAGCTCAATGGCTACCCTACTTAAAGAAATTTTATCTTGGTGAACAAGGTTTAGAAACTTTGGTGAAGGAACGGGAAACCGAAATTGATGCCAGTAAAGCTAGAACTGTAGAATTAGAAAATCTAGATGCTAAAGTCCGCATTGGTAAATATGGTCCTTATATCGAAGTTACCAATGGTGAGGAAGTAATTACCGCTTCTATCCCCAAAAACCTCACCCCGGCTGACCTGAACCCCAAACAGGTGGAAATCCTCCTCAAACAAAAAATTTCCGGACCTGACCAACTCGGTCGTCACCCGGAAACTGGAGAACCAATTTATATCAAACTTGGTACTTATGGTCCTTATGTTCAATTAGGCGATAAAACTGAGGAAAATCCTAAGCCTAAACAAGCTTCTTTACTCAAAGGTGTGACACCAGAAACCGTCACTTTAGATATGGCTGTGGGTTTATTATCTCTCCCCCGTGCTTTGGGAACTCACCCCGAAACTGGTGGCAAAGTCCAAGCTAGTTTAGGAAGATTTGGCCCCTATGTTGTCCATGACCAAGGGAAGGAGGGGAAAGATTACCGTTCTCTAAAATCTACGGATGATGTCTTGACAATTTCCTTGAATCGTGCTTTAGAATTATTGGCAGAACCGAAAAAAGGACGGGCTGCTGCTAAGAGTAAGTCTAAAGAAGCTTTACGCGAGTTGGGTACGCATCCAGAAGATGAGTCACCAGTCAATATCTATGATGGTCCCTATGGTCCTTACATTAAACATGGGAAAACTAATGCCAGTCTTCCTGAAGGTGAATCAGTAGAAAATATCACGCTATCTACAGCTATTGAATTACTTTCAGCCAAAGCATCTACAAAATCTCCCCGCAAAACCACTAAATCAACTGCTACTAAATCAACTACTACTAGAGGAAAAAAGAAAGACGCAGCAAGTTAG
- the aroQ gene encoding type II 3-dehydroquinate dehydratase, with protein MPALSILVLHGPNLNLLGLREPGIYGSLTLAEINRLLESKAMELQAEMLPVQSNHEGVLVDAIHGALGKHQGIVINAGAYTHTSVALRDAIAAVNLPTVEVHLSNIYRREDFRHHSYIAPVVIGQISGFGAQSYLLGLQALVYHLRQ; from the coding sequence TTGCCAGCTTTAAGTATTCTTGTGCTGCACGGTCCAAATCTAAATTTGCTAGGACTCAGAGAACCGGGAATTTATGGTTCTTTAACTTTAGCAGAAATTAATCGCTTGTTAGAGTCTAAAGCAATGGAACTACAAGCCGAAATGTTGCCCGTGCAGTCAAATCATGAAGGGGTTTTAGTAGATGCTATACACGGGGCATTAGGAAAGCATCAGGGGATTGTCATTAATGCTGGGGCTTACACTCATACTAGTGTAGCTTTGAGGGATGCGATCGCTGCCGTTAATTTACCTACTGTCGAAGTACATCTAAGTAATATTTATCGTCGGGAAGATTTCCGCCATCATTCTTATATCGCACCAGTGGTAATTGGCCAAATCAGTGGCTTTGGCGCTCAAAGTTATTTGTTAGGCTTACAAGCACTGGTGTACCATTTAAGGCAGTAA
- a CDS encoding ADP-ribosylglycohydrolase family protein, protein MRYSLVNRVRGTFLGAFLGEGLSSQNSFKLGEIAVLGTESLISLGRLDVDDWLKRQEQAGIELETNINFWGQIILATLPVAIFFHDNTDRMRENILAVQRIFNGQNEPMIRDASLIIGYAIAQSLNEKLNPHSLISETVSFLDKTSTLLPQELIKVNNLLKKGAGLETAQRELSSPEKLISNIGLAFYCFGSTLEDFPLTVLRANQNHNFANQNITGAIAGALSGAYNSTVGIPVNWQISPSVTNSPAWGLESFAQMFTLADTMMAVWSGVYDLSDNCGEFVDTGYTIFAAPHIIRRR, encoded by the coding sequence ATGCGTTATTCTCTTGTGAATCGGGTTAGGGGAACTTTTCTGGGAGCTTTCTTGGGAGAGGGTTTATCTAGCCAGAATAGTTTTAAATTGGGTGAAATTGCGGTTTTGGGGACGGAAAGTTTAATCAGTTTGGGCAGGTTAGATGTAGATGACTGGTTAAAGCGTCAAGAACAAGCAGGTATTGAATTAGAAACAAATATTAATTTCTGGGGACAAATAATTCTCGCTACATTACCAGTGGCGATTTTTTTTCATGACAATACCGATAGAATGCGAGAAAATATTTTAGCCGTGCAAAGGATATTCAATGGGCAAAATGAGCCGATGATCAGAGATGCTAGTTTAATTATAGGATATGCGATCGCTCAATCCCTGAATGAAAAACTTAACCCCCACAGCCTGATTTCGGAAACAGTGAGTTTTTTAGATAAAACATCAACTTTATTACCACAAGAATTAATAAAAGTCAATAATTTATTAAAAAAAGGGGCGGGACTAGAAACAGCACAAAGGGAATTGAGTAGTCCAGAAAAATTAATTAGCAATATTGGTTTAGCTTTTTACTGCTTTGGGAGTACATTAGAAGACTTTCCCCTGACCGTATTAAGAGCTAATCAAAATCACAATTTTGCCAATCAAAATATTACAGGTGCAATTGCTGGAGCATTATCAGGCGCGTATAACAGTACAGTTGGTATACCTGTAAATTGGCAAATTTCTCCGTCAGTCACTAACTCCCCGGCTTGGGGACTTGAGAGTTTTGCCCAAATGTTCACATTAGCCGATACAATGATGGCGGTGTGGTCTGGAGTATATGACTTGAGCGATAATTGCGGCGAATTTGTGGACACAGGATATACTATCTTTGCTGCTCCTCATATTATCCGTAGACGTTGA
- a CDS encoding HD family phosphohydrolase — protein MKTQRFLQSLSQQLRQWQRQYKVLFRKGKYQHKLHGNFLKNLLLYLSANSHQGKQGKQRQTQQSTVKLVKKTRGIDKFILLWIHQKRSSIILVLAILSLTSVMGHGLYNQPRIKVDNIALQTFTAPFTDDVEDQQETEQKRKDAIDKSVPVLMIDNHINEQINEQVEKFLDTTNELRDIVDGFPFFDPAVLSISIQRYLRTFPESEWQKLKVTLENNRKQNLKKQNSKFLLSPQISSNFPVLQLSKPFPIYGKQSDEASFIQALSELEAYQFTGSESNFSALITKISQVRQKYNQAIEKASQIETGQLKNFYTEPIVLDLTDDDWLKTQDGIHKIAERILAQGIYAGLPKTILNNAVNLQVQSSVPSEAEPLATKLLLAVLQPNIKQDEAQTEQQGELVANQIPSVMIRVKKAEVIVSKGEKITKWKFQVLEHYRLIGRQVNWMGLTIVGMVVTGGIRIFVWIERKSHNYLRQRDRLLVLLLSLSVPGVLAMSLPYTTWSAIGLLLGSFYGPTVGITVVGLLSLILPITTDTNILVLLAGAMGGMLSSYVAHRLRSREELALLGVVSALTQGGVFLLLKILTGGVFGSGWYIFQEAGLFAVSGLSWSIVALGLSPYLETLFDVITPIRLAELANPNRPLLKRLATETPGTFQHTLLVATLAEAAAKQLGCNVELVRAGTLYHDIGKMHDPLGFIENQIGSPNKHETEIQDPWKSAELIKKHVTEGVVMAKKHSLPTAIQAFIPEHQGTMAIAYFYHQAQQIAQKNPHIILDKADFCYDGPIPQSRETGIVMLADSCEAALRSLKDATPEKALNMLNNILKAKWQDEQLIDSGLTREEMPKIAQIFVDVWQQFHHKRIAYPKSKAGNL, from the coding sequence ATGAAAACGCAGCGATTTTTGCAATCCTTGAGCCAGCAACTGAGGCAATGGCAGCGGCAGTATAAAGTGCTATTCCGAAAAGGAAAGTATCAGCATAAACTGCATGGGAATTTTCTAAAAAATCTACTTCTGTATTTATCAGCAAATAGTCATCAAGGAAAACAAGGCAAACAGAGACAGACACAACAATCAACTGTTAAATTAGTTAAGAAAACTCGTGGTATTGATAAATTTATTCTTCTATGGATACATCAAAAACGCTCTTCAATAATTTTGGTATTGGCAATCTTATCACTCACAAGTGTAATGGGACATGGTTTATATAACCAACCAAGAATAAAAGTTGATAATATTGCTTTACAAACATTTACTGCTCCTTTCACAGATGATGTTGAAGATCAGCAAGAAACAGAACAGAAACGAAAAGATGCTATAGATAAATCTGTGCCTGTTCTCATGATTGATAACCATATAAATGAACAAATTAATGAACAGGTGGAAAAATTTTTAGATACAACTAATGAACTTAGGGATATAGTTGACGGGTTTCCATTTTTTGATCCTGCCGTTTTATCAATTTCTATTCAACGTTATCTTAGGACTTTTCCTGAATCAGAATGGCAAAAGCTGAAAGTAACTTTAGAAAATAATAGAAAACAAAATTTAAAAAAGCAAAATTCAAAATTTTTGTTGTCTCCACAAATATCATCAAATTTTCCGGTATTGCAATTGTCTAAACCTTTTCCTATTTATGGAAAGCAGAGTGATGAAGCTAGTTTTATTCAAGCATTATCAGAACTAGAAGCTTATCAATTTACTGGATCAGAATCTAATTTTTCAGCATTGATTACCAAAATCTCTCAAGTTAGACAAAAATATAATCAAGCAATTGAGAAAGCATCACAAATAGAAACTGGACAACTTAAAAATTTTTATACAGAACCTATTGTTTTAGATTTAACTGATGATGATTGGTTAAAAACACAAGATGGGATTCATAAAATTGCCGAGCGAATTCTTGCCCAAGGTATATATGCTGGATTACCTAAAACTATTTTGAATAATGCAGTTAATTTGCAAGTGCAATCATCTGTACCTAGTGAAGCTGAACCCCTAGCAACAAAATTATTATTAGCCGTACTACAACCAAATATTAAACAAGACGAAGCCCAAACAGAACAACAAGGTGAACTGGTAGCTAATCAAATACCATCTGTAATGATCCGGGTGAAAAAAGCAGAGGTAATTGTTAGTAAAGGAGAAAAAATTACTAAATGGAAATTTCAGGTATTAGAACATTATCGCCTGATTGGCCGCCAAGTGAATTGGATGGGTTTAACAATTGTCGGTATGGTTGTTACTGGAGGAATTCGGATTTTTGTCTGGATAGAAAGAAAAAGTCATAACTATTTGCGACAACGCGATCGCCTATTAGTTTTACTTCTTAGCCTCAGTGTTCCTGGAGTATTGGCAATGAGTTTACCCTATACTACTTGGAGTGCTATTGGTTTATTATTAGGCAGTTTCTATGGACCAACTGTAGGGATAACAGTAGTGGGGTTATTGTCGCTGATACTCCCAATTACCACAGATACAAATATTCTGGTATTGTTGGCTGGGGCTATGGGGGGAATGTTAAGTAGTTATGTCGCTCATAGATTGCGATCGCGTGAAGAATTAGCATTATTAGGTGTTGTCTCTGCCTTAACCCAAGGTGGTGTATTCTTACTATTAAAAATCCTCACAGGTGGGGTATTTGGTTCGGGTTGGTATATCTTCCAAGAAGCAGGTTTGTTTGCTGTATCTGGCTTGTCTTGGAGTATTGTGGCTTTGGGTTTAAGTCCTTATTTAGAAACATTATTTGATGTGATTACTCCTATCCGCTTGGCAGAATTAGCTAATCCCAACCGCCCATTATTAAAGCGACTAGCTACGGAAACTCCAGGAACTTTTCAACATACTTTATTAGTGGCAACTCTAGCTGAAGCTGCGGCTAAACAATTGGGATGTAATGTAGAATTAGTTAGGGCGGGAACTCTGTATCATGATATTGGCAAAATGCACGATCCTTTGGGATTTATTGAAAATCAAATTGGCAGTCCCAATAAACATGAAACAGAAATTCAAGATCCTTGGAAAAGTGCCGAATTGATTAAAAAGCACGTGACGGAAGGGGTAGTAATGGCGAAGAAACACAGTTTACCAACGGCAATTCAGGCTTTTATTCCCGAACATCAAGGCACAATGGCGATCGCTTATTTTTATCACCAAGCCCAACAAATAGCCCAAAAAAATCCCCATATCATCCTAGATAAAGCAGATTTTTGTTATGATGGTCCTATCCCCCAATCACGGGAAACAGGAATCGTCATGTTAGCGGATTCTTGTGAAGCCGCATTACGCAGTCTTAAAGATGCAACTCCAGAAAAAGCATTGAATATGCTGAATAATATTCTCAAAGCAAAATGGCAAGATGAACAATTAATAGATTCAGGCTTGACAAGAGAAGAAATGCCAAAAATTGCCCAAATATTTGTGGATGTTTGGCAACAATTTCAT